GGCGGCTTTACACGGTACATCCGAAGCAACGTGAGTGCTTCTATTTACGTTTGTTATTGGTGAATGTTCCCGGACCAACGTCTTTTGAATTTTTGCGAACATTTAATGGCCGAGTATTCAATACATACCAAGATGCATGCCGTGAACTGCATTTGCTAGAAGACGATAACCATTGGGACTTAACGCTTGCTGATGCTGCGTTAACATCAATGCCCAATAACATTCGTCAGCTGTTTGCAATTATTTTGATGACATGTTATCCATCGCAAGTACAAACTTTgtgggaaaaatataaaaattgtatgacAGAAGACATATTGCACCGAATTAGACAAACAGATCAATGCCAAAACATTGATTATACGCCACAGATGTATAATGAAGCGTTAATGCTGATCGAGGATTCatgtgttttaatttcaaatttaccaCTTAATCATTATGGTATGCCATCACCTGATCGCCCAGCTACCGACTTAGTCAACACCGATTTACAACGAGAAAAGCAATATGACCATGGTATTTTAGCAACAATTATCGGGAACAGTGAGCCATTATTGACAgcagaacaaaaaattatttatgatcggaTTATGCTGACTGTTGCTGCTGAGCAAGgcggtttttttttcttggacGCACCAGGTGGAACCGGTAAGACgtttttaatatcattgattCTTGCCAAAATACGGTCACAAAGGAAAATCGCATTGGCAGTTGCATCGTCAGGCATTGCGGCTACTTTGCTAGATGGTGGGCGAACGGCACATTCAACATTAAAGCTGCCTTTGGACATTCATAATAAACCAAACGCAATatgtaacataaaaaagaatagtGGAATAGCTGCAGTGTTGCGTAAGAGTTCAATCATAATTTGGGATGAGTGCACAATGGCTCACAAATATTCAATCGAAGCATTGCATAGAACTATGCAAGATTTAAACGGCAATGATAAACTTTTCTGTGGTGATATCTTACTTTTGTCTGGTGATTTCCGTCAGACCTTACCGGTTATACCTCGCTCTACTTTCGCGTATGAGgttaatgcatgtttaaaacaatcattcttatggcgaagtgttgaaacacttcgattggccatagACATGCgggtacaattgcaaaatgatccatcagcacaaatattttctgaacaattactagatattgggaacggtaaaatagaactgcaaccaaatacgcaatgcattaaactgccagacaatttctgcactgttcttcagggaaaaaatgaattgattcagagtatttttccggatatacagagtaattacttgaatcataattggctcagtgatcgggctattttggcagccaaaaatgttgatgttgacgaaattaacttccaaatacaacagttgttaccaggcgatctgatgtcttttaaatcaatcgatactgttgttgatgaaaatgatagtgtaaattttccaattgaatttttaaattcactagatatacctggaatgccaccacataaccttcgattaaagattggttcacctattattctcccgCGTAATTTAAATCCACCTCGatattatgcaacggtacgcgtttggtcatcaaaaagatcaccggaaatgtacttgaagctaccattttaactggaaagtttaaaggagaagtggtcctgttgccacgtattccgatgataccatcagaatctacgatacccttcaaaatgttacagtttccaattcgtttagcttttgccatgtctataaataagtctcatgTCCAAACAgtgtccatttgtggtttagatttggaaaatccatgtttttctcattggcaactatatgttgcatgttcacgtgtaggaaaaccgtcaaatctatttgtgttagctaaagacaggttaaccaaaaatattgtgcaccgattagtgctaaattaaattgaaattaaaagtatttataattcaaaataataaacattattgtcaaagatttaaaactatctgccctacctacctcatttataagtttaagtgttacctgttttttactaacaactttgtaatgtactcatttgttacaaacttgaatacaaaaaataaagaaatttaatttttttttgtattgattttgctcaatatcaacggtagtagaaaatcaatcatggaggtccccatgtttttttttacaaatggaatctgtgtaaaaaagcatggtggtccccatgattGGTGctctcctaccgtttcccttgaataatttactactatgtaatataacagaaaccttagccacagcaacgagtggccgggtctgctagttataagtatagattaaagtTTATCGAACTTTAGAATTTCTCTTacgtctttttttatttttcggcTTCATTCCAGatttatattcagaatatttaattactttaaatgacttatatttcataataccATATGCTTAATAGACTAAGATGTACTCTTTTGTACTTCAAAAAGTAATCTGAGTCATCTTTTAACATGAATATAacattaatgatttcttttattatccgTATAAAACAGATTCGTCAACTATTTTAACAGAGGTAATCATATGAAATGTAATCGagttaaatttatgatttaaaattgagTATCATGAGAATTAAGCTAGtttgttcattaaaaatcaagaaatgactttgcttttgtttttgttaCGTGTATTAGTAAACTAGCCTCTCTAGATGACCAACTGGTTCGATCGGtatactttttgtttttaattccaaTTCCTTTCAATTATTAGTGACAAAATCTTAGATAACTTTGTGTCTAAGATTTTGTCAATAAACTATTTATCAGCATCAAATTGCCAAGTCATTAaaagacatattattttaatagtcttctACATGTTCCGTTTAACTCTTTGACTATGTGAACCTTTTGTGTGAAAATcagtcccatgacgtcatagcTCTAACCAAAACATAATTTTCTGGTTTATCTATCTTCCAACTGCCACGGtgctgtaaatttatttttaatgtagataATGTATTAATGTACCacacatatatgaaaaaaagaattctttaaaagttcttaataaatctttcttaGTTTCCAGTAgcagaaaaaaatcattcgattaaATGTctgatgaaacaaagaaaacgatttgaattttaggAACATCAATAAAAACCATTGTTAAAAATTccacgaaaaatatttttcaaaaatttgccaCAATTCGGGAAAACTTTGTATGACTACTAAGTTGGATCATGtaaggataatttttattttctcgtataagtagtacagggaaagtactgtaatcgtcatcAAGATTCGAGCTCCAGGTTTtaacgaatctctacattttagatctccctgagttcgaaaaacacatttttggaaaatgtctctcTGTCTCAATCAGATCAGGACATCAATAAAAACCATTGTTAAAAATTccacgaaaaatatttttcaaaaatttgccaCAATTCGGGAAAATTTTGTATGACTACTAAGTTGGATCATGtaaggataatttttattttctcgtataagtagtacagggaaagtactgtaatcgtcatcAAGATTCGAGCTCCAGGTTTtaacgaatctctacattttagatctc
Above is a genomic segment from Argiope bruennichi chromosome 1, qqArgBrue1.1, whole genome shotgun sequence containing:
- the LOC129974946 gene encoding uncharacterized protein LOC129974946, which gives rise to MTSSCMENGKCKKNFPKPYTNDTITDIDGYPMYRRRNTDNGGHTFTMRLPNFTNQVEFDNQWVVPYSPLLSKTYEAHINVELCSSVKSIKYICKYVNKGSDLAIFEVQNINKNDEITRYQMGRYISSNEAIWHILSFPIHERDPSVQHLAIHLENGQRVYFTEENIFQRALEAPKTTLTEFFTLCKKSDIFGQFAKTLIYSDVPRYFTWNKSGKKWESRKQGKTHPSITGIFKAKTLGRLYTVHPKQRECFYLRLLLVNVPGPTSFEFLRTFNGRVFNTYQDACRELHLLEDDNHWDLTLADAALTSMPNNIRQLFAIILMTCYPSQVQTLWEKYKNCMTEDILHRIRQTDQCQNIDYTPQMYNEALMLIEDSCVLISNLPLNHYGMPSPDRPATDLVNTDLQREKQYDHGILATIIGNSEPLLTAEQKIIYDRIMLTVAAEQGGFFFLDAPGGTGKTFLISLILAKIRSQRKIALAVASSGIAATLLDGGRTAHSTLKLPLDIHNKPNAICNIKKNSGIAAVLRKSSIIIWDECTMAHKYSIEALHRTMQDLNGNDKLFCGDILLLSGDFRQTLPVIPRSTFAYEKRDNAERDNGEEHHSKGNWKDQWAKRVKAQGLYFEGDQGLNFVT